From the genome of Pseudomonas yamanorum, one region includes:
- the murC gene encoding UDP-N-acetylmuramate--L-alanine ligase, producing MVENQKAMPQPEMRRIRRIHFVGIGGVGMCGIAEVLLNLGYQVSGSDLKMSPVTERLESFGAKIFIGHRAENAAEADVLVVSSAVNTSNPEVATALERRIPVVPRAEMLAELMRYRHGIAVAGTHGKTTTTSLIASVFAAGGLDPTFVIGGRLNAAGTNAQLGTSRYLIAEADESDASFLHLQPLVAVVTNIDADHMATYDGDFNKLKKTFVEFLHNLPFYGLAVVCLDDPVVREILPLVKRPTVTYGFSEDCDVRAINVRQQGMQTFFTVLRPDREPLDVSVNMPGNHNVLNSLATICIASDEGVSDEAIVEGLSGFAGVGRRFQVYGELPVDGGNVMLVDDYGHHPTEVAAVIKAVRGGWPERRLVMVYQPHRYSRTRDLYDDFVNVLADANVLLLMEVYPAGEEPIPGADSRKLCNSIRQRGQLDPIYIERGVDLAPIVKPLLRAGDILLCQGAGDIGGLAPKLLASPLFAAPQGKSK from the coding sequence ATGGTTGAGAATCAGAAAGCCATGCCACAACCGGAAATGCGCCGCATCCGTCGCATCCACTTCGTCGGTATCGGCGGCGTGGGCATGTGCGGGATCGCCGAAGTGTTGCTGAACCTGGGTTATCAGGTGTCCGGCTCCGACCTGAAAATGTCGCCGGTCACCGAGCGCCTGGAATCGTTTGGCGCGAAAATCTTTATCGGTCACCGTGCCGAGAACGCTGCCGAAGCCGACGTGCTGGTGGTCTCCAGTGCCGTGAACACCTCCAACCCGGAAGTGGCCACCGCTCTTGAACGCCGCATTCCCGTGGTGCCGCGCGCCGAGATGCTGGCCGAGCTGATGCGCTACCGCCACGGCATTGCCGTCGCCGGTACCCATGGCAAGACCACCACCACCAGCCTGATTGCCTCGGTGTTCGCCGCCGGTGGCCTGGACCCGACCTTCGTGATCGGTGGCCGCCTGAATGCAGCCGGCACCAATGCACAGCTCGGTACCAGCCGCTACCTGATCGCCGAAGCCGATGAAAGCGACGCCAGCTTCCTGCACCTGCAACCGCTGGTGGCCGTGGTGACCAACATCGACGCCGACCACATGGCGACCTACGACGGTGACTTCAACAAACTGAAGAAAACCTTTGTCGAGTTCCTGCACAACCTGCCGTTCTACGGGTTGGCCGTGGTGTGCCTGGACGATCCGGTGGTGCGCGAAATCCTGCCGCTGGTGAAGCGTCCGACCGTGACCTACGGCTTCAGCGAAGACTGCGACGTGCGCGCAATCAATGTGCGCCAGCAGGGCATGCAGACCTTCTTCACCGTGCTGCGCCCTGACCGCGAGCCGTTGGATGTCTCGGTGAACATGCCGGGCAACCACAACGTACTCAACTCTCTGGCGACCATCTGCATCGCCTCCGACGAAGGCGTCAGCGATGAAGCCATCGTCGAAGGCCTGTCGGGTTTTGCCGGTGTGGGTCGTCGCTTCCAGGTCTACGGCGAACTGCCGGTGGACGGCGGCAACGTGATGCTGGTGGACGACTACGGTCACCACCCGACCGAAGTCGCCGCAGTGATCAAGGCCGTGCGCGGTGGCTGGCCAGAGCGCCGCCTGGTGATGGTGTACCAGCCGCACCGCTACAGCCGTACCCGCGACCTGTACGACGATTTCGTCAATGTACTGGCGGATGCCAACGTGTTGCTGCTGATGGAAGTCTACCCGGCCGGTGAAGAGCCGATCCCGGGCGCCGACAGCCGCAAGCTGTGCAACAGCATCCGTCAGCGTGGCCAACTGGACCCGATCTACATCGAACGCGGTGTGGACCTCGCGCCAATCGTCAAACCGCTGCTGCGTGCCGGCGACATCCTGCTGTGCCAGGGTGCCGGTGATATCGGCGGCCTCGCCCCTAAATTGCTGGCGAGCCCGCTGTTTGCCGCCCCACAGGGGAAGTCGAAATGA
- a CDS encoding UDP-N-acetylmuramoyl-tripeptide--D-alanyl-D-alanine ligase, with translation MLKALTFSELTQALSACVLSADCSFDGVSIDSRTIKPGQLFVALAGPSFDGHDYLNDVAAKGAVGALVQREVTDSTLPQLLVADTRLALGQLGALNRAAFTNPVAAITGSSGKTTVKELLAGILRTRGPVLATRGNLNNDFGAPLTLLELAPEHTAAVIELGASRIGEIAYTVAMTKPHVAVISNAGTAHVGEFGGPEKIVEAKGEIIEGLDASGTAVLNLDDKAFETWRVRAAGRKVLSFAVHNAAADFHASNIKADARGCPSFTLHTPQGDEHVQLNLLGNHNVANALAAAAAAHVLGVSLFGIATGLGAVQPVKGRTVAQLASNGMRVIDDTYNANQSSICAAIDLLTGFAGRKVLVLGDIAELGEWAEQSHREVGAYAAGKVDALYAVGPNMLHAVDTFGPGARHFASQAELIQALSAAEQDKHTTILIKGSRSAVMENVVVALCGSSTEKH, from the coding sequence ATGCTTAAGGCGCTCACATTCAGCGAACTGACCCAGGCCTTGTCGGCCTGCGTGCTGTCGGCTGATTGCAGCTTTGATGGCGTCAGCATCGACAGCCGTACCATTAAGCCCGGACAACTGTTTGTCGCCTTGGCCGGCCCAAGTTTTGATGGCCATGACTACCTGAATGACGTCGCTGCCAAAGGCGCTGTCGGCGCTCTGGTGCAGCGCGAAGTTACTGACTCGACACTGCCGCAATTGCTGGTCGCTGACACCCGCCTGGCCCTCGGCCAACTGGGGGCGCTGAACCGTGCCGCTTTCACCAATCCTGTGGCGGCCATCACCGGCTCCAGCGGCAAAACCACGGTCAAGGAACTGCTGGCCGGCATCCTGCGCACGCGCGGTCCGGTCCTGGCGACCCGTGGCAACCTGAACAATGACTTCGGCGCTCCGCTGACCCTGCTCGAACTGGCCCCGGAACACACGGCGGCGGTGATTGAGCTGGGTGCTTCGCGCATCGGCGAAATCGCCTACACCGTGGCCATGACCAAGCCTCATGTCGCGGTGATCAGCAACGCCGGCACCGCCCATGTCGGCGAGTTTGGCGGCCCTGAAAAGATCGTTGAAGCCAAGGGCGAAATCATCGAAGGCCTCGACGCATCCGGCACTGCCGTGCTGAACCTCGACGACAAGGCCTTCGAAACCTGGCGTGTACGTGCCGCCGGTCGCAAGGTCTTGAGCTTCGCGGTGCACAACGCCGCTGCCGATTTTCATGCCTCGAATATCAAGGCCGACGCCCGTGGTTGCCCGTCCTTCACCCTGCATACCCCGCAAGGTGACGAGCACGTACAGCTGAACCTGCTGGGCAACCATAACGTCGCCAATGCGCTGGCTGCCGCCGCCGCTGCCCATGTGCTGGGCGTGTCGTTGTTCGGCATCGCCACCGGCCTTGGTGCGGTGCAACCGGTCAAGGGCCGTACCGTCGCGCAACTGGCCAGCAACGGCATGCGCGTGATTGATGACACCTACAACGCGAACCAGTCCTCGATCTGCGCCGCCATCGACCTGCTGACCGGTTTCGCCGGTCGCAAGGTGCTGGTGCTGGGGGACATCGCCGAACTGGGCGAGTGGGCCGAACAGTCTCACCGTGAAGTCGGCGCGTACGCGGCCGGCAAGGTCGATGCCCTGTACGCCGTTGGGCCGAACATGCTTCACGCCGTGGACACCTTCGGGCCGGGCGCCAGGCATTTCGCCAGCCAGGCCGAGCTGATCCAGGCGCTGAGCGCAGCTGAACAAGACAAACACACCACTATTTTGATCAAGGGATCGCGCAGCGCGGTGATGGAAAACGTCGTCGTGGCCTTGTGTGGCTCAAGTACGGAGAAACATTAA
- the murG gene encoding undecaprenyldiphospho-muramoylpentapeptide beta-N-acetylglucosaminyltransferase: MGANVLIMAGGTGGHVFPALACAREFQNRGYTVHWLGTPRGIENDLVPNAGLPLHLINVTGLRGKGKLSLLKAPFVLLKAVWQARKVIREVKPVCVLGFGGYVTGPGGVAAKLAGVPVIVHEQNAVAGTANRLLVPLAARVCEAFPKTFGAADKLRTTGNPVRTELFMDIARQPLAGRKAHLLILGGSLGAEPLNKLLPEAVSQLPEELRPEIFHQAGKNHDEVTATRYRDAGVEANVQPFIKDMAQAYGWADLVVCRAGALTVSELAAAGLPSLLVPLPHAIDDHQTRNAEYLAGEGAAFLLPQRTTGAADLAARLTEVLMQPERLNSMASTASRLAKPDATRTVVDICLEVAHG, encoded by the coding sequence ATGGGCGCTAACGTGCTGATCATGGCAGGCGGCACCGGTGGCCACGTGTTCCCGGCGCTGGCCTGTGCCCGCGAGTTCCAGAACCGCGGCTACACCGTGCATTGGCTTGGCACGCCGCGCGGCATCGAAAACGATCTGGTACCGAATGCCGGCTTGCCACTGCATTTGATCAACGTCACCGGCCTGCGTGGCAAGGGCAAATTGTCCCTGCTCAAGGCGCCGTTCGTGTTGCTCAAGGCGGTGTGGCAGGCGCGCAAGGTTATCCGTGAAGTGAAGCCGGTATGCGTGCTGGGCTTTGGCGGTTACGTGACCGGCCCTGGCGGTGTCGCGGCAAAACTCGCCGGTGTGCCGGTGATCGTCCATGAGCAGAACGCCGTGGCCGGCACCGCCAACCGCCTGCTGGTGCCCTTGGCTGCCCGGGTGTGCGAGGCGTTTCCGAAGACCTTTGGGGCTGCGGACAAGCTGCGTACCACCGGCAACCCGGTGCGTACCGAACTGTTCATGGACATCGCCCGCCAGCCGTTGGCCGGTCGCAAGGCGCACCTGTTGATCCTGGGCGGAAGCCTGGGCGCGGAGCCCTTGAACAAATTGCTGCCTGAAGCGGTGTCGCAACTCCCTGAGGAGCTGCGCCCCGAGATCTTCCATCAGGCCGGCAAGAACCACGATGAAGTGACCGCTACGCGTTATCGCGATGCTGGCGTCGAGGCGAATGTGCAGCCCTTCATCAAAGACATGGCCCAAGCCTATGGCTGGGCCGACCTGGTGGTCTGTCGCGCAGGTGCGTTGACCGTCAGTGAACTGGCTGCCGCCGGTCTGCCGTCCTTGCTGGTGCCTTTGCCCCACGCGATCGACGATCACCAGACCCGCAACGCCGAATATTTGGCCGGGGAGGGCGCTGCCTTCCTGCTGCCGCAAAGAACGACTGGCGCCGCCGATTTGGCCGCACGCCTGACCGAGGTTTTGATGCAACCGGAACGACTGAACAGCATGGCGAGCACCGCAAGCCGCCTGGCTAAACCTGACGCAACCCGCACCGTGGTCGATATCTGCCTGGAGGTGGCCCATGGTTGA
- the mraY gene encoding phospho-N-acetylmuramoyl-pentapeptide-transferase gives MLLLLAEYLQQFHKGFAVFQYLTLRGILGVLTALSLSLFLGPWMIRTLQNLQIGQSVRNDGPQSHLSKSGTPTMGGALILSSIGISTLLWADLHNRYVWTVLLVTLLFGAIGWVDDYRKVIEKNSKGLPSRWKYFWQSVFGLAAAIFLYTTAPSAVETTLIIPMLKDASIPLGVGFVVLTYFVIVGSSNAVNLTDGLDGLAIMPTVMVGGALGIFCYLSGNVKFAEYLLIPYVPGAGELIVFCGALIGAGLGFLWFNTYPAQVFMGDVGALALGAALGTIAVIVRQEIVLFIMGGVFVMETLSVVIQVASFKLTGRRVFRMAPIHHHFELKGWPEPRVIVRFWIITVILVLFGLATLKLR, from the coding sequence ATGCTGCTGCTGCTGGCTGAGTATCTGCAACAGTTCCACAAAGGCTTCGCGGTCTTTCAGTACCTGACCCTGCGCGGGATTCTGGGTGTGCTGACCGCGCTGTCGTTGTCGCTGTTCCTCGGGCCATGGATGATCCGTACCCTGCAAAACCTGCAGATCGGCCAGTCTGTGCGCAACGACGGCCCGCAGTCGCACCTGTCCAAATCCGGCACCCCGACCATGGGCGGTGCGTTGATCCTGTCGTCCATCGGCATCAGTACGCTGCTGTGGGCTGACCTGCATAACCGCTATGTCTGGACCGTGCTGCTGGTGACCCTGCTGTTCGGCGCCATCGGTTGGGTGGATGACTACCGCAAGGTGATCGAGAAGAACTCCAAGGGGCTGCCAAGCCGCTGGAAGTATTTCTGGCAATCGGTGTTCGGCCTGGCGGCGGCGATCTTCCTTTATACGACTGCGCCAAGCGCGGTCGAGACCACCCTGATCATCCCGATGCTCAAGGACGCCAGCATCCCGCTGGGTGTTGGCTTCGTGGTACTGACTTACTTCGTGATCGTCGGCTCGAGCAACGCGGTCAACCTGACTGACGGCCTCGACGGCCTGGCGATCATGCCGACGGTGATGGTGGGCGGCGCGCTCGGCATCTTCTGCTACCTGTCGGGTAACGTGAAATTCGCTGAATACCTGCTGATCCCGTATGTACCGGGCGCGGGCGAACTGATCGTGTTCTGCGGCGCATTGATCGGTGCCGGCCTGGGCTTCCTGTGGTTCAACACCTATCCGGCACAAGTCTTCATGGGCGACGTCGGCGCACTGGCGCTGGGCGCGGCCCTGGGCACCATCGCGGTGATCGTCCGCCAGGAAATCGTCCTGTTCATCATGGGCGGTGTGTTCGTGATGGAAACCCTGTCGGTGGTGATCCAGGTTGCCTCCTTCAAATTGACCGGGCGCCGCGTGTTCCGCATGGCGCCGATACACCACCACTTTGAACTCAAGGGCTGGCCTGAGCCGCGGGTGATTGTCCGTTTCTGGATTATCACCGTGATTCTGGTTCTGTTCGGCCTTGCCACCCTGAAACTGAGGTAG
- the ftsW gene encoding putative lipid II flippase FtsW, translated as MSINFRNIIKPYPSPIITGRGIDLDFPMLAGCLALLGLGLVMITSASSEVAAVQSGNTLYMMIRHLVYLVIGLGACIVTMMIPIATWQRLGWLMLVGAFGLLIMVILPGIGREVNGSMRWIGFGAFNVQPSEIAKVFVVIYLAGYLVRRQKEVRESWMGFFKPFIVLLPMAGLLLMEPDFGATVVMMGAAAAMLFLGGVGLFRFTLMVVLAVAAVTILVQAQPYRMARLITFTDPWSDQFGSGYQLTQALIAFGRGEWLGVGLGNSVQKQFYLPEAHTDFVFSVLAEELGVVGSLCTVALFVFVCVRGMYIGLWAEKAKQYFAAYVAYGLSFLWIGQFLINIGVNVGLLPTKGLTLPFLSYGGSSLVICCACLGLLLRIEWESRTHLGSEEMEFSESDFAEEPNHGR; from the coding sequence ATGAGTATCAATTTCCGGAACATCATCAAGCCGTACCCGTCGCCGATCATCACCGGGCGCGGTATCGACCTGGATTTCCCGATGCTTGCCGGTTGCCTCGCGCTGCTGGGTCTTGGCCTGGTAATGATTACCTCGGCGTCCTCGGAAGTGGCCGCCGTGCAGTCGGGCAACACCCTGTACATGATGATCCGTCACCTGGTGTACCTGGTGATCGGTCTCGGTGCGTGCATCGTCACCATGATGATCCCGATTGCCACTTGGCAGCGCCTGGGTTGGCTGATGCTGGTGGGCGCGTTCGGCCTGTTGATCATGGTGATCCTGCCCGGCATCGGGCGTGAGGTGAACGGTTCGATGCGCTGGATCGGCTTCGGTGCGTTCAACGTGCAGCCGTCGGAAATCGCCAAGGTGTTCGTGGTGATCTACCTCGCCGGTTACCTGGTGCGGCGCCAGAAAGAAGTACGCGAAAGCTGGATGGGCTTCTTCAAGCCGTTCATCGTGCTGTTGCCGATGGCCGGCCTGTTGCTGATGGAGCCGGACTTCGGTGCCACCGTCGTAATGATGGGGGCGGCGGCGGCGATGCTGTTCCTCGGTGGCGTGGGCCTGTTCCGCTTCACCTTGATGGTGGTGCTGGCGGTGGCCGCTGTGACGATTCTGGTGCAGGCGCAACCCTACCGGATGGCGCGTCTGATTACCTTTACCGACCCATGGTCCGATCAATTCGGTTCCGGCTACCAGCTGACCCAGGCGTTGATCGCCTTCGGTCGCGGCGAGTGGCTGGGGGTTGGCCTGGGCAACAGCGTGCAGAAGCAGTTCTACCTGCCGGAAGCCCACACCGACTTCGTGTTCTCGGTACTCGCCGAAGAGCTGGGCGTGGTCGGCTCGCTGTGCACCGTCGCGCTGTTCGTATTCGTGTGTGTACGCGGCATGTACATCGGTTTGTGGGCTGAAAAGGCCAAGCAGTATTTCGCCGCTTACGTGGCGTACGGCTTGTCGTTCCTGTGGATCGGCCAGTTCCTGATCAACATCGGGGTGAACGTCGGCCTGCTGCCGACCAAGGGTCTGACCTTGCCGTTCCTCAGTTATGGCGGCAGTTCGTTGGTGATTTGCTGCGCCTGTCTCGGGTTATTGCTGCGCATCGAGTGGGAGAGTCGAACCCACCTGGGCAGCGAAGAGATGGAGTTCAGCGAAAGCGACTTCGCCGAGGAGCCAAACCATGGGCGCTAA
- a CDS encoding D-alanine--D-alanine ligase gives MTTDYGSLFSTIQPADFGRVAVLFGGKSAEREVSLKSGNAVLEALQSAGVNAFGIDVGDDFLSRLQAEKIDRAFIILHGRGGEDGSMQGLLECLGIPYTGSGILASALAMDKLRTKQVWHSLGIPTPRHSVLCSEDDCISAAKELGLPLIVKPAHEGSSIGMAKVNSAAELIDAWKAASTYDSQVLVEQWIQGPEFTIATLRGQVLPPIALGTPHTFYDYDAKYVASDTQYRIPCGLDATKEQELMDLTAKACEALGIAGWARADVMQDDQGNFWFLEVNTAPGMTDHSLVPMAARAAGLDFQQLVLAILAASIEPRG, from the coding sequence ATGACCACTGACTACGGCTCCCTGTTCTCCACCATTCAACCTGCCGACTTCGGCCGCGTTGCGGTGCTGTTCGGCGGCAAGAGTGCTGAGCGTGAAGTGTCGCTGAAGTCCGGCAATGCCGTACTGGAAGCGCTGCAAAGTGCCGGCGTGAATGCGTTCGGCATCGACGTGGGCGATGACTTCCTGTCGCGCCTGCAGGCCGAGAAAATCGACCGCGCCTTCATCATTCTTCACGGCCGTGGCGGTGAAGACGGCAGCATGCAGGGCCTGCTGGAGTGCCTGGGCATTCCGTACACCGGCAGCGGGATCCTCGCTTCGGCACTGGCCATGGACAAGTTGCGCACCAAGCAGGTATGGCACAGCCTGGGTATTCCGACCCCGCGTCACAGCGTGCTGTGCAGCGAAGACGATTGTATTTCTGCAGCCAAGGAACTGGGCCTGCCTTTGATCGTCAAACCAGCCCATGAAGGCTCCAGTATCGGCATGGCTAAAGTGAACTCAGCCGCCGAATTGATTGACGCATGGAAAGCGGCCAGTACCTACGATTCGCAAGTGTTGGTGGAACAGTGGATTCAAGGTCCCGAGTTCACCATCGCTACGCTGCGTGGCCAGGTATTGCCGCCTATCGCATTGGGCACGCCCCACACCTTTTATGACTACGACGCCAAGTACGTGGCTTCCGATACTCAGTACCGGATCCCGTGTGGCCTCGACGCAACCAAGGAACAGGAATTGATGGACCTCACGGCGAAAGCCTGTGAGGCGCTGGGTATCGCCGGTTGGGCGCGGGCAGACGTGATGCAGGATGACCAAGGGAATTTCTGGTTCCTTGAAGTCAACACCGCACCCGGGATGACCGATCACAGCCTGGTACCTATGGCCGCTCGTGCAGCCGGTTTGGATTTCCAGCAGTTGGTGCTGGCGATCCTGGCAGCAAGCATTGAGCCTCGAGGCTAA
- the murD gene encoding UDP-N-acetylmuramoyl-L-alanine--D-glutamate ligase, with protein sequence MSLIASDHFRIVVGLGKSGMSLVRFLANRGTSFAVADTRENPPELVTLRRDYPHVEVRCGELDVEFLCRADELYVSPGLALATPALQAAAARGVKLSGDIELFARNAKAPIVAISGSNAKSTVTTLVGEMAAAAGKRVAVGGNLGTPALDLLNDDVELYVMELSSFQLETTDQLNAEVATVLNVSEDHMDRYSGLPAYHLAKHRIFRGARQVVVNRQDALSRPLIGEGLPCWTFGLNKPDFKAFGLREENGEKYLAFEFQNLMPVRELKIRGAHNQANALAALALGHAVGLPFDAMLSALRTFAGLEHRCQWVRELDGVGYYNDSKATNVGAALAAIEGLGADIQGKVVLIAGGDGKGADFKDLKGPVAAHCRAVVLMGRDSGLIADALGDAVPQVRAQSLDDAIAQSKALAQPGDVVLLSPACASFDMFKNYEERGQLFARAVEALA encoded by the coding sequence GTGTCCCTGATCGCTTCAGACCACTTCCGCATCGTTGTCGGCCTCGGCAAGAGCGGCATGTCCCTGGTTCGCTTCCTGGCGAACCGGGGCACGTCGTTTGCCGTGGCCGATACGCGGGAAAATCCACCGGAGCTGGTCACGCTGCGCCGTGACTACCCGCACGTGGAAGTGCGTTGTGGCGAGCTGGATGTCGAGTTTCTGTGCCGTGCCGATGAGCTCTACGTGAGCCCCGGCCTGGCCCTGGCGACCCCGGCCCTGCAAGCGGCGGCGGCCCGTGGCGTGAAGTTGTCCGGCGATATCGAGCTGTTCGCGCGTAACGCGAAGGCGCCGATCGTGGCTATCAGTGGTTCCAATGCAAAAAGCACCGTCACCACCCTGGTGGGCGAGATGGCGGCTGCGGCCGGCAAGCGCGTGGCCGTGGGCGGCAACCTCGGTACTCCGGCGCTGGACCTGCTCAACGACGACGTCGAGCTGTACGTGATGGAGCTGTCGAGCTTCCAGCTGGAAACCACCGACCAGCTCAACGCTGAAGTGGCCACCGTGCTCAACGTCAGCGAAGACCACATGGACCGCTACAGCGGCCTGCCGGCCTATCACCTGGCCAAGCACCGGATCTTCCGTGGCGCGCGGCAAGTGGTGGTGAACCGTCAGGATGCCCTGAGCCGTCCGCTGATCGGCGAAGGTCTGCCGTGCTGGACCTTCGGCCTGAACAAACCTGACTTCAAGGCTTTCGGCCTTCGGGAAGAGAACGGCGAGAAATACCTGGCCTTTGAATTCCAGAACCTGATGCCGGTGCGCGAACTGAAAATCCGTGGCGCCCACAACCAGGCCAATGCCCTGGCGGCGCTGGCACTCGGTCACGCGGTGGGCTTGCCGTTCGACGCAATGCTCTCGGCCCTGCGCACATTCGCTGGGCTTGAGCATCGCTGCCAGTGGGTTCGCGAGCTGGATGGCGTTGGCTATTACAACGATTCCAAGGCCACCAACGTCGGCGCAGCACTTGCAGCCATCGAAGGTTTGGGCGCCGACATTCAAGGCAAGGTCGTGCTGATCGCCGGTGGCGACGGCAAGGGTGCCGACTTCAAGGACCTTAAAGGCCCGGTCGCTGCCCACTGCCGCGCCGTGGTGTTGATGGGCCGCGATTCCGGCTTGATCGCCGATGCCCTGGGCGACGCCGTACCGCAGGTGCGCGCGCAGTCCCTGGACGATGCCATCGCCCAATCCAAAGCCTTGGCTCAGCCGGGCGATGTGGTGCTGCTGTCGCCTGCCTGCGCGAGTTTCGACATGTTCAAGAACTACGAAGAGCGCGGCCAGCTGTTCGCCCGCGCCGTGGAGGCCTTGGCATGA
- a CDS encoding UDP-N-acetylmuramoyl-L-alanyl-D-glutamate--2,6-diaminopimelate ligase — MSLSLNKIFAHAGRDLLIRELTLDSRNVRAGDLFLAVPGGKFDGRDHIADALKRGAAAVAYEVEGATVLPITDVPLIPVKGLAAQLSDIAGRFYGDPSRTLNLVGVTGTNGKTSVTQLVAQALDLLGQHCGIVGTLGTGFYGALQSGLHTTPNPIAVQATLADLKKAGAKAVAMEVSSHGLDQGRVTALAFDVAVMTNLSRDHLDYHGTMEAYAATKARLFAWNDLKCRVVNLDDEFGRQLAAAQGDGRLISYSLEDSSAYLYCREASFDDEGVRATLVTPQGEHHLRSTLLGRFNLSNVLAAVGALLGLDYALDEILRVLPKLEGPAGRMQRLGGGTQPLVVVDYAHTPDALEKILQALRPHAKGKLLCLFGCGGDRDRGKRPLMAEIVERLADGVLVTDDNPRSEDPSQIFDDIRVGFQEASKATFVAGRGAAIAQLIASASADDVVVLAGKGHEDYQEINGERHPFSDLVEADHALTAWEVAHA; from the coding sequence ATGTCCCTTAGCCTGAACAAGATTTTTGCCCACGCTGGCCGCGATCTGCTGATTCGCGAGTTGACCCTGGACAGCCGTAATGTGCGCGCCGGTGACCTGTTCCTGGCCGTGCCGGGTGGCAAGTTCGATGGCCGTGACCATATCGCCGACGCGCTGAAACGCGGTGCGGCAGCGGTGGCCTATGAAGTGGAAGGCGCCACTGTGCTGCCGATCACCGACGTGCCATTGATTCCGGTCAAGGGCCTGGCGGCGCAGCTGTCGGACATCGCCGGGCGCTTTTATGGCGACCCGAGCCGTACCCTGAACCTGGTGGGCGTGACCGGCACCAACGGCAAGACCAGCGTGACCCAATTGGTTGCCCAGGCGCTTGACCTGCTGGGCCAACATTGCGGCATCGTCGGCACCCTGGGCACCGGTTTCTACGGCGCGCTGCAAAGCGGCCTGCACACCACGCCTAACCCAATTGCCGTGCAGGCGACCCTGGCCGACCTGAAAAAGGCCGGTGCCAAGGCAGTTGCCATGGAAGTCTCGTCCCACGGGCTGGACCAGGGGCGCGTCACTGCCCTGGCGTTCGACGTGGCGGTGATGACCAACCTGTCCCGGGATCACCTGGATTATCACGGGACCATGGAGGCCTATGCCGCCACCAAGGCCCGGCTGTTTGCCTGGAATGACCTGAAGTGCCGGGTGGTCAACCTGGACGACGAATTCGGTCGTCAGCTGGCCGCCGCCCAAGGCGACGGTCGCCTGATCAGCTACAGCCTGGAAGATTCCAGCGCCTACCTGTATTGCCGTGAAGCCAGCTTTGATGACGAAGGCGTGCGCGCCACCCTGGTGACGCCGCAGGGCGAGCACCATTTGCGCAGCACCTTGCTCGGGCGTTTCAACCTGAGCAACGTATTGGCCGCTGTTGGTGCCTTGCTCGGCCTGGATTACGCCCTCGACGAAATCCTGCGCGTGCTGCCGAAGCTGGAAGGCCCGGCCGGTCGTATGCAGCGCCTCGGCGGAGGCACCCAGCCGCTGGTAGTGGTCGATTACGCCCACACCCCAGACGCCCTGGAAAAAATCCTGCAAGCCCTGCGTCCCCACGCCAAGGGCAAGTTACTGTGCCTGTTCGGCTGTGGCGGTGACCGCGATCGCGGCAAACGCCCGCTGATGGCTGAAATCGTCGAGCGCCTGGCTGATGGTGTCCTGGTCACTGACGACAACCCGCGCAGCGAAGACCCAAGCCAGATTTTCGATGACATTCGTGTCGGCTTTCAAGAGGCGTCCAAGGCGACGTTCGTTGCCGGTCGCGGTGCAGCCATCGCTCAATTGATCGCCAGCGCAAGTGCTGACGACGTGGTGGTGCTGGCCGGTAAAGGTCACGAGGACTATCAGGAAATCAACGGCGAACGCCATCCTTTCTCGGATCTGGTCGAGGCTGATCACGCCTTGACCGCATGGGAGGTGGCCCATGCTTAA